Within Sphingomonas piscis, the genomic segment CGAGATGCCGAAGGCGAAGTCGCCCAGCCCGAGCCTGTAGAGGGGAGCTTCTTCGAGTTCGACAAAGGGCGGCACACCATGATCGCCCCTTGTTGAAAACCGGCCTCCGGGGTGAGGACGAAGGCGGGTTGCTATTCCCTTCTTGTGAAGACCTCCGGCGGCCTTCCTGAACGCTGTGAGGAATTCCTGCCGAAGCTTGCTTGAGCCGTCGAACCTGACCGAGTGCAGATTTTCGAAGACCATCCCTGCCTTGTTTGACTCGATGGCCAATCGTTTGCCGACCTGAAGCACCGATGTCGGTCCGGTGACGACTACTTTGGGTGCCTGGGACGGCGCAAGCGATGTCAGTTGCTCCAGATCGAACCAGGTGCACAAGATGTCCGCCGCGAACGATGCCGTACTTCCAAACTTTTGAGTGTGGCTCACGCCATGTCGAAGGCCGACACACTCGAACCCGTGCTGAACCGTCACTCTGAGATAATCCGCCCCGGCGTATCGAAAGATGTTGTGGGCGGTCTCATGCTCAGGCGTATTGGACTCACTTGCCGAGAAGAGAAGTCCACCGCCCTCCGAAAGGTGCCGATAAGCGTCGAGATCGTCGCCGAACCTGATCAAGGTCGCGCCTGTCTCTTGGCTGATCGCCTGCAATTCGTGGACCCAAATCCCCGACGTGTCCCGCGCGCCGAACCGATCGGACACAAGCAAGTTTGTATCGAAGCCATAGTCCCTGGCCGCCATGAAGATCAGCGGGCGGAGCACCTGCACATCCTGGAGCAGGTGGATGATGAAGACAGCCTTACGCTTACCCATCCTGTCCAGCCTCCGTCAGGGAAACGGGAATTCGGGCAGTTTCGGAAAGGATGATCCTGACCGGCCCAAGCATCTCGGCCAGCCGTGTCGCAATTTGACGCATTGTATGGCCGTATGTTGCCATCTCGAAGGCGACCGATGGCGCCCCGCGATCATTTTTAGGAAAGCCTGCGGGACGGTCGTCAGCGCGTCGGCGCCAGAACCGCCGGAATCCTCTCCTTCTTTCCGAGCCCAGGAACGCTTCACCCAGTGGGACCCTGCGGAAATCGACGTCGAAGTCCAGTTCCGCCGAGCAATAAGGACTCGCGACCGACAGACCCCCTATCCCAGCAGTGAAATTGTGGACCTCCGCCCGCGTCGCCATCCCATGAACCACGCAGATCCGTGGCTGCTCTTTCTTCAACTGGGGCGGCTCCAGGGTCGCCAGAAAGGAAGAAAGACGAACCGCTTCAGTGTCTTCGCTGCCAAGCTCCTCCAGGTGACGACAATATTCATCCTTCCGGGTGACGGACAGCCGAAGGGTTCCGGCCCTAAGGTCCGCAAGGTATACGGCGGGGTCGCGGTAGATCAGCGGGTCCAGCGCCTCGTACAGGGGATGACCGACCGAAAGAATCTGACATCCGAATGCCAGGCTCGTGAAGGCCCGGTTCAGCGATTTCGCCCGGCTGAAGAGAGCCGGCGAGACCGGCAGGAATGCCAGGTCGGCTCGTTGGAGCACCTCCTGCTCTGCGGTCTCGCTCCACTCAAGCAAGGTGAGGTCGATCGGCAGCCCCGCAAGCATGTCTAACCCGTCCGCGTCCAGCGCACGGCGGTTGGTCAATACCGAGAGTTCAACCTTCACTGCCTGGCTGAGTTCGAGCACGGCAGAGGAATGAGCCGACAGATCGGCTAGCCCGATCTCGAAATGAGGGTTGTCCCCGACGCCGAACCAGCAGGCTCGGATCGCACCAGTTCGGCTTGCTTCCTCCGCCTTGCGATCGGCCAGCGACAGGATCTCCCAAACGGACTGGCTAGGTGCTGGATCGTTCACCACGTGGACTGGAAGGTCGGGACTATATTGCCGGGTGACCTCCGCCAACGGGGGCGTTGAGCATAGTGCAAAGTGACAATCCTGAAGGATCGCCCTCAACCAGTCACGGTAACGAAGCAGCCGGCTGTCCGCATGTTGACTGAAATAGTCGTCGAACAGGTCGACGCCGACCAGTTTGCCGCGGCCTGAGGCAGCTGCCGCGGCAAGAAGCGATCGTGCATCGTGGCATTTGCTGATCACGAGTGCGTCGAAATCCGCGATCAAGGGATTGAAATCGTTGATCGGTTGCAACTGCAAGAAGATGCCGTGAGCTTGCAGACCGGCGGCGAGACGCCCGTATCGAACCCGGGCACCGGCGGACGATTGATAGTTACGCGAAGGTACAAGAACGATCAGCTTCATCCGATCAGCCGCTCAACCTTCGTGGCCGTATCCGCAAACCGCGGGACGACCAGCTCCAAAGTCGGGGCGTCGGAAGCGTTCACGACGGTCGCGCTTACCCTGGCACTGAAAAGATGAACGCATGACACGCTCGTACCGGCGCTCCCTTCCAGCCAGGATTTTGCGACGTTCGAGCGAGCCATCCAAAGGTGGGGAGATGGCGCGGCTACCGAAAAGATCTCGCCCCATAGTTCATCGGCCGCGTCCGATCCGAGGAGACCGCCGGCGTGAATAACCTTGGCATTCAAAGATCCACCGCGGCGTTCTGCAGAGACCATGGCACATGATGCGCTCGCAACTTCGGGATGCTGCAGCATCGCCGCCAGCTCTCCGGCGAGGAGGTTGGAATGCAAAATTACATTTGCCCTCACAATGGCGGTGAGGGGCGTGTCGGTTGCCCGAATCGCATTGCGCGGCGACGCCTGCCTCTGCACCTTGCCGGGGAATAGCTTCGCGGCGGAGCGAGCCTTTGACGCGGTCGCACCTGTCAGAACCAGGACATCCTGCTCCGCGAATGCTTGTAGTGCGATACTTCGAACCTGCTGCTTGAAGACGTCATCCGGCGTGTCTTGAGCGTCGACCAACCAGGTGATTGGCGCTCGGACGGTATTGCGAGCCGCCAAACCACTTACCGGTACCATTCGCTGCTCATCGGACGGCGGCCGCCGCCGGCGCCTGCGGATTGCCACTGGCGTTACCCCGTCTAGCGGACGGCCGCCACTCACGAGTGGCAGCTGTCGCAACAAACCGATGTCCAGACTGCTGATGACCTTTAGGATCTTTTCGGATGCCGAAATCAACAGAGCGGGAAGGCTTGGGTCCTTGTCAGAGACGAGCAGCGGTGCTGGCGTGAGTTCCGCTGCGCTCCCCCCTGTTTCCGCTTGAGCCCGCATCTGAACAAGCCCGCTTATCGTCGGCAGCTGATCCGGCTTCAGAATGAGCCTTTGCGGGCCAGTGCCATCCTCAAGGGCTGACGGGGGTCTAGCCATCGCTAGCCCATTGGCCAAACCGGATCGAACCACTTGAAACCGGAAGATCTGCAACAGCCATTGGCGCAGATCGATGCGGTCGAGGATGCTGTTCGCGGGCTCGCTCCAGTCCACGGCAACATTCTCGACCGGAGCACCATGCAGATGGAGCTGCTTCAGGGCCGCAGTGAGTTGCTGACCCAACGAGGCTACGCTGGAGGCGTCGGCCGTCCTTCCTGAAGCCGCCCACAGAGCTTCGGCATAATGGTCGCCGTTGCGGTAGAGCGAGGGAAACGGAATCACTTCCGCGTGCTCAACCACTCCCTCGGCCGATGTCAGTACCACCAAGACCGGGAAGTAAGGATTGCGTAGCTGGAACTCCGCGACCTGGAGTGACGATCTGACAAGCCCTTCGCCGACCTGGACCGGTGCTGTCCCGGCGCCCGGCACCAACTGAAACCCACGAAACACCAGCGGCCGCGACCCAATTGCCCAGCGGGTGCGCAACCGGACATGGCGGGCGAACCAGCCGTCCACGATCTTGCTCTGGATAGGCGGGCTGGGATCGTCTCCCAGCATTGATTTTGGATGAGCATCGCCGGAAATCCAGCGAAGCTCATCAACGGCGTTCGACAGGAGCGTTTTTTCCGAGGCCGAGGCGTAACCTACCGGCACGTCACCGACGAAGAAGAGGTTCTTGTCGCTTCCGTCCAGTTCCGACCCTCTAACCCACAGAATGTCCCCGGGATCGCTCTTAGGCATTGAGAAGCAAGGCGTTGCGGGACCAAAAAGGTCTGGATCTCCCACCGGCGTACGCGTTGCGCTGCGCTCACCGAAGCCGTGGCGACCTTCAGCCATGCCGAACTCGACAAAGTGCACGAGGGGGTTGATGCCGACGGCAGCGACATCCTCATATGCCTTCAGGTAGGCTGACGTCGTGAACATGGGGCCGGGGTCGCGGCCTTCTCTCCACCCGGTCGCCATAAAGTGATCCAGGGGATGGATCCCCGAGGTTCGAACGTCCTCATACTTCTCAAGGTACCAATGCTCGTCGAAGAACAAGGATTCTGCGACGACATGCTTGGCCTCGGCTCGATCTTCGACCGTAGCAGAGCGGTTCTTGCGGGAGATCAGACGATTAACTCGCGCCTGAATAGCAAGAAGCTTGTCGGTTAACTTGCCCGACTTCAACTCTCTAGGCATCTCGCGACCAACCGGGCGACCGCCGCTGACGGAGCTGACGGCGTCGACTTCCATGGCAGTGACGGTACAGCTCAGGCATTAGTGTGCGTGTCCCCGGCGGCGTGCCCACGTTCACTCCCCGGCAAGATGGAGCGGACTAACGGCTTGGAGCAAAGCGCCAACACAAATCCTAAGTTGGCAATCCGGCGGCAAAGGTGCATTTCTGGGGCGCCATAGCGGTTCGAGTGACCGAGTAGAACAGGGATAGGCATGAGTCTGAAGGTTTTTGTTGGGTATGACAGTCGGGAAGACATCGCCTGGCAGGTATGCCGTCACTCGATTGAACGGCACTCCGACGGAAACGTCATTGTCATTCCCGTGCGCCAGCCTGCCCTTCGTGAGCTCGGCCTCTACACGCGGACTTACGACGTCGGTTCATCGACCGAATTCTCCCTCACTCGCTTTTTGACGCCGTTCCTGTCGGCGCAAGACGGCTGGGTGGTATTTTGCGACTGTGACTTCTTGTTCACGACCGACGTTCGTGAGGTGCTGAACGGGCTCGACGATTCAAAGGCGCTTTACTGCGTCCAGCATGATTACTCGCCCGCGCACGACGTCAAGATGGATGGCAAGAAGCAGACCAGCTACCCACGGAAGAACTGGTCGTCGTTCATGGTGCTGAATTGCAGCCATCCGGATGTGAAAGCCTTGACTCCGGACGTTGTGAACTCGGCCAACCCGGCCTTCCTCCACCGGTTCGAGTGGATCAAGGATCAGAACGATATTGGAGCCCTGCCGCTCGATTGGAATTTTCTCGAGGGTGAATATCCGAAGCTTGAGCGGACACCCAGGGTCATTCACTATACCAACGGCGGGCCCTGGTTCGATCAGTGGCAGAACTGCGACTATGCCGACTTATGGCTGCAGGAGCGCGCGCTTTACCTTGCAGCGCCGGAGGTCTCGTCCGAACCGGAAACGCGGCTAGCGTCCTGATTTGGTGATCGCCGCATCCAGGGCGATCCGCATTTGCCTTCCTAAAGCCGCCTTACTGCCTCCCATCTGCCTGACCAGCAATCGCCAGTCCGCAGCCGCGCTCGTCCGGTCGTCGAGCGACCGGTAGAGAGACCAGAACTTCTCAGGTCCCAGGACGGGAATCAGGTTGAAGATCCCGTGGAAACCGAAGGAATTTCCAGCAGGCGTTCGCTCGTAAGCGAACTGTTGGGCTAGAACGGCGTCGGCGATACGCAACTTGCGCGCTTCGACCAGGTCGCGGTTCAGTCGGCAGATGGCGATGTCTTCCGGATGTCTGACCTCAAAGGCGGGGTCACGGCACAGCTCAAGCAGCCGCCTGCTTCGCAACGAGAAGCCGCCATTGCCGACCTCGTGCCCGTCGTCGAACTGGGGCCATGGCGCGCCGATATAATCGAATTCCAGGAAATCAGGCCGCCATTGCCGTGGATCGATGATGAAACCGTCCCACTGAACCACCAAGCAATGGGACGTCGCAATGTGAGGCGCGAGTTGCTTTAGCATGAAGTGAGAGTAGGCCTCGGCCGAGGGGAGCCGGTCGATCCTTCTGACTTCAATCCCTGGTTCGACCCCTGCGGGCGGGCGGTCGGTCAGGAGGAGAGCCGATCCGAAATCCGCCTGCTCCAGGCACAGCCGCAGCGCTTCGGCGGTCGCCGCGACGTTGACGGACGCGACCGCACATAGGGTGATATCGGGCAGTGAAAGCCTGGTCATCAGACCGCGATCAGGAATTGCTCAGTGAAGGGGCTGAGGTGTGGGTGATGGAATGGATCTCGGCGCTGGTCGGTTTTCCATTTGCGTTTGAGCGCCAACAGTTCCGAGGCGAAGCGAACCCTGTTCCTGCGTGCGCTATCCTTGCCGCGCGATTTGGATTCATGGTGGATCAGGGATGCGCGCGGTTCGTAGACGCTCCCCCATCCCGCCGCGTTCAGCTTCAGGCAGAGGTCGACGTCGTTGAAAGCAACCGGGAAGAGGTCTTCGTCAAATCCTCCGACCTTCAAGAATTTACTCCGCTCGACGACCAGGCATGCCGCCGTCACCGCCGTAACCTCCTGAGGCAACAGATGGCGCGAAAAGTAACCTTCCTCACCCTCCGGAACCAGACGGTGGGCATGGCCGGCCCCGCCGCCAACACCGAGGACGACCCCTGCATGCTGAACACTTCGGTCTGGGTACAGCAATCTGGCACCGACGGCTCCGACGTCGGATTGGACGGCATGGGCAGCGAGGAGGGACAGCCAGTCCCCATCGATCATCTCGACGTCGTTGTTGAGGAAGCAGAGCAATTCCGTGCTGGCCTGCTCGACGGCGCGGTTGTTTAGAGACGAATAATTAAAGGGGCCGGGCATGCGCAGCACGGACGCGCCACCCCGCTCCAGCTCTTCCAGGTAGCGCAACGTCGATGGATCATCACTGCCGTTGTCGACGACGATCAGGCGGACATTCGGGTAATCGGTGGATCGCAAGCCCTCGACGCAAAGGCGCAATAGGTCGCAACCATTACGAGTGGGAATGATGACCGTCATCGTAGGGCCGGAAGAGGGTCTCGCCTTTTCCGTTCGAGGGAGCAGCGGCTGGGGCCTGTCGCGGCGGTGATGAAGGACTAAAGGGAGCCGCTGTGGTGTTCGTCCTGCGGCGAATTCCCGGCGGCCGGCAGACGCAAGGTTCAAGCTGGGACCGGCAAGTGATTTCGCGACGTCCGACCGAACGATGCAGGCGCCTGTGAGATAGTCGTGATGCTCTGCCAGGCGATCGTTCCAGCTTGGCTTGAAATGCGGCAATCGCCGTTCGGTCGCCGGCCCGATCAAGTCATCGTCAGCGTAGATAATGCTGGCCCTCTCCGCGTCCTCAGCGGCCGCCGCATAGAAACGAAAAGCGCCGCTCGAAAGCAAATCACCCGCTGCGACGAAGCAAACCCAAGGAGCATTGTCGCCGCTCAGAGCGGCGCGGGAAGGTCGTCGGAGCCCCTCAAGACGATCGGCGGCCGGGCTGGACCGGCCGCCTGGATGGAAGCAAGGCTTGCTTCGGTCGCGAAAGAATGGGGCTCGCCAGACGGCGCGTAGACGATCGGCTGGATCAGCTCAGGCGCGTCCTTGACTCGCGCTGCGCGCCGCGCTTGCGGCTCGTGCCGCTTGATCCAGAGTGGGTAGGCCCACCTCGAACGGCCGGCGAGTGCCGACAAGCGATGTCGCGAGCGCAGCTTAAGTCCGCGCGCGCGCCACGCCACACCCTGCAAAAATGAGAAGGGGGCAGCGACAAAGGCATCCAGATAGACCCGGGCAGCGAGCAGCCCCGCGGATTGCGCTGGCTCGACTGCTGAACTGTCGGCCCTCAGCCCGTCACTCAATTCCACGCTCTTGCAGTACACGTTCGATCAGTGGAACGTCACTGGGGTTGTTCAACTCGATCGAATCCCAACTGAGTGGGTCCATCGGCACGACGGCGACCGGCAGGCCGAGATCGAGGAAGCGTAGCTGCTCGAGCCCTTCACGTTCCTCCAACTCGGACGGCGGCGCTTGAGCAAACGCGGCAAGCGCGCTCGGCCGATAAGCGTACATCCCAAGATGAAGGTGGATCGGGACCAGATCGGAAGCCGCAGCGCCGTCGGGCAGGTAAGGAATGATCCGCTTTGAAAAATAGAGTGCGCGCAAGTCGCGGGTGAATACAGCGGTTGTTCCACCGACCCGTCCATGACGCGCATCTTCCGCCAAATGCTCGTACGTCGATCGGGCGCAGCGGACGACCGGCGTCGCCATCACCGCCGCTTTATCTTCTTCCAACCGAGCAACAAGTTGTTCGACGATCATGGGCGGCGACAAAGGGGCATCGCCCTGCAGATTGACGATGACGTCCGCGACATTGCCGAGTTTGGCGATCGCATCGGCGCAGCGCTCGGTCCCGTTGGCACATTCTGGCGCCGTCATGACGACCTGGGCACCAAACCGCCGTGCCTCGTCGGCGATCCGATCGTCGTCCGTGGCCACCCAGACGCCAGCGCAGCCCGGGACGGACGCCGCGCATTCCCAGCTCCTCTGGATCAGCGTCTTCTTGACTCCGGACGCGCCGGTCAGAGCAACGAGCGGCTTTCCAGGGTAACGGGTCGACGCGAACCGCGCCGGGATGATGATCGCGAAACTTGCGCTCATTTACCGGCGCTAAGTCCGATCCGCAGGAAATCGTGAACATGGACAATTCCGATCGGAACGTCCGTGTTCACCGGTGCGTCGCGCTCCAGAACGAAAGCGCAGGTAATCTGGCTCTCGTTGAGGAAATGAAGCGCCTCTTCGGCAGGCACATCGCCCATGATCGTCTTCGGATTACGCGTCATGACGGCCTGGGCAGTTGCGGTGCCGAGCTCGTCGAAGTGTCGACGAAGATCGCCGTCGGTAATCACGCCAATCAACCGGCCCGCCTTGTCGACGACACCCGCAATGCCGAACCCGCGCGACGTCATCGTGACGATTACGTCGCGCATCGCGGCGTCTTCGTCGACCAGCGGCATGCGGCGGTGCATCATCTCACACACCGGCGTAAGGCGAAGTCCGATCGAACCAGCCGGGTGAAGAACCTTCATCCGGTCACTGGAGAAGCCGCGCATCTCCATCAAGGCCATCGCAAGAGCATCGCCCAACGCCATTTGGACGGTGGTCGATGTCGTGGGTGCGATGTTGACGGGGCAAGCTTCCCGCATCGCCGGCAGCAGAAGCTTAACGTCCGCGGTCTGCATCACCAGCGAGTCGAGCCGGGAGGCGACGCCGATGATCTTCACCCGAATACTTGCCGCGTAGCGGAGGAAGGCGCGAAGTTCGCTGGTATTGCCGGAATTGGAGATGACGACGAGCACGTCGCCGGGGACCAGCATTCCAAGGTCGCCATGCGCGGCTTCGGCCGGATGAACGTAGATGGCCGGGGTTCCCGTGGCCGCCATCGTTGCCGCCCATTTGCGGCCGATATGACCCGACTTGCCCATTCCCGTCACAACGACGCGGCCGGTGGCCGAGAATATCAGGTCGCACGCGTCCACGAACGTTTGGTCGAGGCAATCGGCGAGCTTGTGAACGGCTTCAGCTTCAAGCGTCACAACTTCGACGCCACGCCGCAACAGCGCTTCCGGCGATGGAATCGCGCGAAGCGAGGGCTGAGCAATCATAAAACCTCCAAACCCAAGGTCCGCTCGGCCAGACCGACTCACGCAACACGGCCTTTATAGGAAAAATCGGAACCGGGCCTTCGGCCTCCGGTCCACCTTGGATGATTTTCCGATGCCCTTTTGCGCTGCAGCGTCAGTCTGATCCGGTGGCAGCTCCCTCAGAATAGCCCGGCAAATCAGGCAATCACATGATTGACGCGGTGTTAGACTAATTGTGCGTGAGTTCAACCTGCTGTGCGCCTGCGAACATCGTCATTGGGGTCAGTATGGAGGGCAATCGGCGCTATTACCGAGAGAGAGCATGTTGCACATGCGCAACAAACTGATGCTATAAGATATCCTGCTCGGAACCAATCAGGTTCTTTGGCGTCTGATCAGTTGCCAAAGGGACATCCGTCACTAGCTAAGGACTGCAAGGAACTGTAACGAAGCCGATACGATCCTGGCCTTGGTTGGGGATCGTGTTCGTCATCAACAGGCTCGAAGCGGACAGAAATAAAAGGTTCACGGCAAGAATCTGCTGTGGTGTTTGTGAAAGGGGAAGTGAAATGACGCTTATTCGATTGGGCGCCTTTACGGCGTTGGCACTGGTGATGAGCCAGCAAGCCAGTGCGCAGGAATTCCGCGGCGTTCGCGCCGAAGTCAACGGCGGCGTCGACCGCTTCTACTCGGAAGGCAACAACGATACCGGCCTCGCAGTCGGTGGCGCTGCCGGCCTCGACTTCGACCTTGGCGGTCTGGTCGTCGGTCCGGAAGTTACCTTCCTCTGGTCTCCGCGTGAGAACGTCACTCGTGACGGTCCGGGCGTTGCGTATCGCAAGTCGTTCGAGGAGTGGGGCTTCGGTCTTCGCGCCGGTACGCTGATCACGCCGGACACCTTGGTGTACGCCAAGGGCGCGTTCGTCGTGAACGAGCAGCGCAAGCGCTTTGACGCGGACACGGTCGGCGATTATTACAACCACTACCGCACCCGCGGTTGGCAGGTTGGTGGCGGCATCGAGCAGATGCTGAGCGAGCACTTCTACGTGAAGGCGGAAGGCCGCTACTCCAACTATCGCACGGACTCGTCGCGCCTGACCGGCCTTCTTGGTCTCGGCGTCCTGTTCGGACCGGCCGCGCCTGCTCCGGTCGTTGCGCCGCCGCCGGCTCCGGAGCCTGCTCCGCCGCCCCCGGCTACGCAGACCTGCCCGGACGGTTCGGTGATCCTGGCGACCGACGCGTGCCCCGTGCCGCCGCCGCCGCCGCCGCCGCCGGCGCCGGAACCGGAGCGCGGCTAAGCCACGCTTCGCTTTCAAGCGAACAAGGAAGGGGCGGACTTCGGTCCGCCCCTTTTC encodes:
- a CDS encoding KpsF/GutQ family sugar-phosphate isomerase, with translation MIAQPSLRAIPSPEALLRRGVEVVTLEAEAVHKLADCLDQTFVDACDLIFSATGRVVVTGMGKSGHIGRKWAATMAATGTPAIYVHPAEAAHGDLGMLVPGDVLVVISNSGNTSELRAFLRYAASIRVKIIGVASRLDSLVMQTADVKLLLPAMREACPVNIAPTTSTTVQMALGDALAMALMEMRGFSSDRMKVLHPAGSIGLRLTPVCEMMHRRMPLVDEDAAMRDVIVTMTSRGFGIAGVVDKAGRLIGVITDGDLRRHFDELGTATAQAVMTRNPKTIMGDVPAEEALHFLNESQITCAFVLERDAPVNTDVPIGIVHVHDFLRIGLSAGK
- a CDS encoding DUF5672 family protein, whose product is MTRLSLPDITLCAVASVNVAATAEALRLCLEQADFGSALLLTDRPPAGVEPGIEVRRIDRLPSAEAYSHFMLKQLAPHIATSHCLVVQWDGFIIDPRQWRPDFLEFDYIGAPWPQFDDGHEVGNGGFSLRSRRLLELCRDPAFEVRHPEDIAICRLNRDLVEARKLRIADAVLAQQFAYERTPAGNSFGFHGIFNLIPVLGPEKFWSLYRSLDDRTSAAADWRLLVRQMGGSKAALGRQMRIALDAAITKSGR
- a CDS encoding glycosyltransferase family 2 protein; its protein translation is MTVIIPTRNGCDLLRLCVEGLRSTDYPNVRLIVVDNGSDDPSTLRYLEELERGGASVLRMPGPFNYSSLNNRAVEQASTELLCFLNNDVEMIDGDWLSLLAAHAVQSDVGAVGARLLYPDRSVQHAGVVLGVGGGAGHAHRLVPEGEEGYFSRHLLPQEVTAVTAACLVVERSKFLKVGGFDEDLFPVAFNDVDLCLKLNAAGWGSVYEPRASLIHHESKSRGKDSARRNRVRFASELLALKRKWKTDQRRDPFHHPHLSPFTEQFLIAV
- a CDS encoding outer membrane protein produces the protein MTLIRLGAFTALALVMSQQASAQEFRGVRAEVNGGVDRFYSEGNNDTGLAVGGAAGLDFDLGGLVVGPEVTFLWSPRENVTRDGPGVAYRKSFEEWGFGLRAGTLITPDTLVYAKGAFVVNEQRKRFDADTVGDYYNHYRTRGWQVGGGIEQMLSEHFYVKAEGRYSNYRTDSSRLTGLLGLGVLFGPAAPAPVVAPPPAPEPAPPPPATQTCPDGSVILATDACPVPPPPPPPPAPEPERG
- a CDS encoding 3-deoxy-manno-octulosonate cytidylyltransferase encodes the protein MSASFAIIIPARFASTRYPGKPLVALTGASGVKKTLIQRSWECAASVPGCAGVWVATDDDRIADEARRFGAQVVMTAPECANGTERCADAIAKLGNVADVIVNLQGDAPLSPPMIVEQLVARLEEDKAAVMATPVVRCARSTYEHLAEDARHGRVGGTTAVFTRDLRALYFSKRIIPYLPDGAAASDLVPIHLHLGMYAYRPSALAAFAQAPPSELEEREGLEQLRFLDLGLPVAVVPMDPLSWDSIELNNPSDVPLIERVLQERGIE